The following proteins are encoded in a genomic region of Desulfosporosinus youngiae DSM 17734:
- a CDS encoding DEAD/DEAH box helicase has product MMVERLHTFGDIQLSKQLLQALSEMGFEEPSPIQKQAIPVALDGVDLIGQAQTGTGKTAAFGIPITEKVNSKFQAVQALIVTPTRELAIQVSEEIAKLGKYRHVKPLPIYGGQPIDRQIRALRMGYQVVVGTPGRLLDHLNRGTLRLQHVKMVVLDEADEMLDMGFIDDIESLLREVPEEGRQVLLFSATMPPGIRKLAQTYMNAPRSVTVSRDELTVPLIDQVFYETRESIKVDALGRIIDTEDIGQGIIFCRTKRGVDELVVSLEARGYFADALHGDLSQQQRDRVMKRFRDGKTELLVATDVAARGLDINNVTHVINFDIPQDPVSYVHRIGRTGRVGRKGQAITLISPKEYRQLRLIENLIKTRIRRQELPSLADISERQAENLKHQLIKLMQSNRLGSYRAIVGDLLQEYDSMDVAAAALKYAIEGASVDELESKDSDERLFGNTGAAAGMVRFFINIGRIQQIRPQDIIRWIADQSGISGSCIGTINIYDKFTFVEIPEKYASRVQSCMHQTMIKGRKVSVEPAKVREI; this is encoded by the coding sequence GTGATGGTTGAACGGTTACATACCTTTGGAGATATACAGTTAAGCAAACAACTTTTACAGGCACTTTCAGAGATGGGGTTTGAAGAGCCTTCTCCCATTCAAAAACAGGCCATTCCGGTTGCCCTTGACGGTGTCGACCTAATCGGTCAGGCTCAAACAGGAACCGGTAAAACGGCTGCTTTTGGAATTCCCATTACGGAAAAGGTTAATTCAAAATTCCAGGCGGTGCAAGCGCTGATTGTCACGCCTACCCGGGAACTGGCAATCCAAGTTTCTGAGGAGATCGCGAAACTCGGCAAGTACAGGCATGTAAAGCCATTGCCGATTTACGGCGGGCAACCTATTGACCGCCAGATCAGAGCCTTGAGGATGGGATATCAAGTCGTCGTAGGAACTCCCGGACGCTTGTTAGATCATTTAAATCGCGGCACACTTCGTCTCCAGCATGTGAAAATGGTGGTTCTTGATGAAGCTGACGAAATGCTGGATATGGGCTTTATTGACGACATAGAGAGTCTGCTGAGAGAGGTGCCTGAAGAAGGTCGTCAGGTTCTGCTTTTTTCAGCAACTATGCCTCCGGGAATCCGAAAATTGGCCCAGACCTATATGAATGCTCCCCGCTCTGTAACAGTTAGCCGTGATGAACTAACCGTTCCGCTCATTGATCAGGTTTTCTATGAGACCAGGGAAAGTATTAAAGTAGATGCTTTAGGCCGGATCATTGATACGGAGGATATCGGGCAGGGCATCATATTCTGCCGTACCAAACGGGGGGTCGATGAGTTAGTCGTTTCCCTTGAAGCCCGGGGATATTTTGCCGATGCCTTGCATGGAGACTTAAGCCAACAACAGCGGGACCGGGTCATGAAGAGGTTCAGAGATGGAAAAACTGAATTATTAGTGGCCACGGATGTTGCGGCCCGGGGCTTGGATATCAATAACGTCACCCATGTTATTAACTTTGATATTCCTCAGGATCCGGTATCCTATGTGCACCGGATAGGACGAACCGGGCGTGTCGGGCGCAAAGGTCAGGCAATAACTCTGATTTCTCCAAAGGAATACCGCCAGCTGCGGCTGATTGAGAATCTTATTAAAACCAGAATTCGCAGGCAAGAGCTGCCCTCATTGGCTGATATAAGCGAACGTCAAGCAGAAAATCTTAAGCACCAACTTATTAAGCTGATGCAAAGCAACCGTTTAGGCAGCTATCGTGCGATTGTCGGAGACTTGCTTCAGGAATATGATTCCATGGATGTGGCTGCTGCTGCCTTGAAATATGCCATCGAGGGAGCAAGTGTGGATGAATTGGAAAGTAAGGATTCTGATGAGCGTCTTTTTGGAAATACAGGTGCAGCAGCAGGAATGGTCCGCTTTTTTATAAATATAGGCAGAATTCAACAAATCCGTCCTCAGGATATTATCCGTTGGATTGCTGATCAAAGCGGAATTTCCGGGAGTTGTATCGGAACCATAAATATTTATGATAAGTTTACCTTTGTGGAGATACCGGAAAAATATGCTTCCCGGGTTCAGAGCTGTATGCATCAGACAATGATTAAAGGGCGTAAAGTGAGTGTTGAGCCGGCGAAGGTACGTGAAATCTGA
- a CDS encoding RNA-guided endonuclease TnpB family protein: MNKAYNFRLYPTKEQELLFAKTFGCVRFVYNKMLEERIELYEQFKDNEAELKKYKSPTPAKYKAVFVWLKEVDSLALANAQMNLQTAYNNFFRDKSIGFPKFKAKHRDKNSYTTNNVNNNIRFRDKQIKLPKLGFVKLKQHREIPGNQIIKSCTISKSPSGNYYVSILVEFFQDVQPISPTRENVLGLDFDMKNLYTDSQCERAEYPRFYRKALEKLAREQRKLAKCTKGSKNRRKQRVKVAKVHEKVANCRKDFLHKRSRELVESYDAIVIEDLNMKAMSQCLNFGKSVGDNAWGMFTTFLKYKLENEGKLLVKVDKWFPSSKACHYCGEINKELELSDKEWTCSNCGCTVDRDYNASKNIRDEGLRLLALTG, translated from the coding sequence GTGAACAAGGCTTATAATTTTAGGTTGTATCCAACTAAGGAACAGGAACTATTATTTGCCAAAACATTTGGCTGTGTAAGGTTCGTCTACAACAAAATGTTAGAGGAACGAATTGAGCTATACGAGCAATTCAAAGATAATGAAGCTGAACTGAAGAAGTATAAGTCACCGACTCCTGCTAAATATAAGGCTGTATTTGTCTGGCTAAAAGAAGTTGATTCCCTAGCCTTGGCAAATGCGCAAATGAATTTGCAAACTGCCTACAACAACTTCTTTAGAGATAAAAGTATTGGATTCCCAAAGTTCAAAGCTAAACATAGAGATAAGAATTCTTACACAACCAATAACGTCAACAACAATATTAGGTTTAGAGATAAGCAAATCAAACTTCCAAAGCTTGGTTTTGTTAAGTTGAAACAACACCGCGAAATACCCGGCAATCAAATTATTAAGTCTTGTACCATATCTAAATCACCCTCTGGCAACTATTATGTGAGTATCTTGGTTGAATTCTTTCAAGATGTACAACCAATCTCTCCAACAAGGGAAAATGTTTTAGGGTTAGACTTTGATATGAAAAACCTTTATACAGATAGCCAATGTGAGAGGGCAGAGTATCCAAGATTCTACCGTAAAGCATTAGAGAAACTTGCAAGAGAGCAACGCAAGTTAGCCAAGTGTACCAAGGGAAGCAAGAACCGACGTAAGCAAAGGGTCAAAGTTGCCAAGGTGCATGAAAAGGTTGCCAATTGCAGAAAAGATTTCCTCCATAAGAGGTCAAGAGAATTAGTGGAGAGCTATGATGCAATAGTAATTGAAGACTTAAATATGAAAGCCATGAGCCAATGTTTGAATTTCGGAAAATCAGTCGGTGACAATGCTTGGGGCATGTTCACGACATTCCTAAAATACAAGCTAGAGAATGAAGGAAAATTATTAGTCAAAGTTGATAAATGGTTTCCTTCCTCCAAAGCCTGTCATTACTGTGGTGAGATAAACAAGGAGTTGGAACTGTCCGATAAAGAGTGGACTTGTTCCAACTGTGGATGCACGGTTGATCGAGACTATAATGCCTCTAAAAATATCAGAGACGAAGGGTTGAGACTACTTGCCTTGACAGGATAA
- the recA gene encoding recombinase RecA yields the protein MAETNKLKALDNALAQIEKQFGKGSIMKLGESTADRFIDVIPTGSLAIDLALGVGGVPRGRVIEIYGPESSGKTTVALHIIAEAQKLGGAVAFIDAEHALDPVYARALGVNIDDLLVAQPDTGEQGLEICEALVRSAAVDVVVVDSVAALVPRAEIEGEMGDNHVGLHARLMSQALRKLTGSISKSNTCVIFINQVREKIGVMFGNPETTTGGRALKFYASIRMEIRRQEAIKQGQDVIGNKTRVKVVKNKVAPPFKTADFDIMYGEGISREGSLVDIGTEFEVIAKSGAWYSYNGERLGQGRENVKEHLKQHPEIALEIEQKIRANLAPAAAPTSPDEDGTFDEI from the coding sequence ATGGCCGAAACGAATAAGCTGAAGGCACTTGACAATGCACTTGCCCAGATTGAAAAGCAGTTCGGTAAAGGTTCGATCATGAAACTTGGGGAATCTACGGCGGATAGGTTTATCGATGTTATCCCTACGGGTTCTTTGGCGATAGACCTTGCCTTAGGAGTTGGAGGGGTGCCGCGGGGACGGGTCATCGAAATTTATGGACCGGAATCTTCAGGAAAAACAACCGTAGCCCTTCATATTATTGCTGAAGCTCAGAAATTAGGTGGTGCTGTTGCCTTCATTGATGCTGAGCATGCCCTTGATCCGGTCTATGCCAGAGCATTAGGTGTTAATATTGATGATTTGCTCGTAGCTCAGCCGGATACAGGAGAACAGGGCTTGGAAATCTGCGAAGCCCTGGTGCGCAGTGCCGCGGTAGATGTGGTTGTTGTGGACTCCGTAGCGGCTTTAGTTCCCCGTGCCGAGATTGAAGGGGAAATGGGGGATAATCATGTCGGCTTGCACGCCCGGCTCATGTCACAGGCTTTACGTAAGTTGACAGGGTCTATCAGTAAGAGTAATACCTGCGTGATTTTTATTAATCAAGTTAGGGAAAAAATAGGGGTTATGTTTGGTAATCCGGAGACAACTACGGGTGGCCGCGCTTTGAAGTTCTACGCCTCAATTAGAATGGAGATACGTCGCCAGGAGGCCATTAAACAAGGCCAGGATGTTATCGGCAATAAAACCCGGGTTAAAGTTGTCAAGAATAAAGTTGCGCCGCCCTTTAAAACAGCTGATTTTGATATTATGTACGGAGAAGGTATTTCCCGGGAAGGCAGTCTTGTCGATATAGGTACAGAATTTGAGGTCATCGCGAAATCGGGGGCTTGGTATTCGTATAATGGAGAGCGGTTAGGGCAAGGTCGGGAGAATGTCAAAGAACACCTCAAGCAGCATCCGGAAATAGCCCTTGAAATAGAGCAAAAGATCCGGGCCAACTTGGCTCCTGCAGCCGCCCCAACTTCTCCGGATGAAGATGGTACCTTTGACGAAATCTAA